Below is a window of Agathobacter rectalis ATCC 33656 DNA.
ACATTTGTGCCGGCATTTGTTTTTTCTACGGCATATGCACTTTCCGGCTTTGTAGCTGCGTATAGCTGGGATGTCATGTGGATGGATGTTGTGGCGGTTGCACCGCTTGCGGTAGTAGGACTTGAGAAGCTTGTGCGGGACAAAAAGCCGGTGCTTTACTATGTATCACTGGCACTTTGTATATTGTCAAATTATTATCTGAGCATCATGCTTTGCATCTTTTTGGTATTCTGGTTTGCATGGCTTTTCTTTACGCAAAATGGCGGTAAAATGGCTGCAATTGTGAGATTTGCCGTTTACTCACTTTTGGCTGGAGGCACTGCGATGGTGCTAATCATCCCGGAGCTTATCATTTTAAGCTACAGCGGTTCGTCGGGCATCGAGTTTCCAAAGCAGATAGAGTGGTATTTTAATCTCTTATCAGAGGTCGGCAGGATGTGCACGACAGCAAGCGTCTATGAGGGTGCAGAGAACTGGCCGAATCTGTATGCCGGAGCCTTTAGTGTGATGCTTTTGATACTGTTTGTGCTCAACAAAAGGATTAATTGGAAGAAAAAAATAGCTCCAGTATTGTTTGTGTTGTTTTTCATGGCAAGCTTTGCCAATAAACAGCTTGACTTTATATGGCACGGACTGCATTTTCCGGATTCGCTGCCTGGCAGACAGTCGTATCTGTATGCATTTCTTGTATTGACCATAGGCTATGCTACAGTAAGAAAGTGGCGTGGCATAAGACTGTGGCATGTTGGTGTGGCAGTGGTATTTGCATCGGCGCTTATGGCAGTAAGCACGATGTTTGCCGGTGAGGATGTGACAGAGTATTATGCAGTTATCATAAGTATATTGTTTGTTGCGCTGTACGGCATTATGACAGTACTTTTAAAGCTTGCAGCAAGAAAAAACAGGGAGCTTTTGATGGTCATAACATGCGGTATTGCGATTGTGGAGCTGGCTGTCAATATGGCTGTGACAGGACTTGGATGTACCGGCAGAAGTAGCTACAATGCCAATGTGGACGATATGCAAAAGGCACTGGAGCTGGCAAAAGAGGATGCAGCTGACAACGATGTACCATTTTACAGGGTTGAGGATACAGGCCGACTAACTAAAAATGATGACACACGATACGGCTATGCTTCTGGAACACAGTTTTCTTCCCTGATGAATATAAATGTGAGCCATTTTTATCAGGCTCTTTATATGGAGGGAGGCAAGAATTTCTACTGTTATAACGGTGCCACACCTGTCACGTCAGCCATGCTTTCGGTCAGATATATGGTTACAAAATCAATACAGCCACAGAATGAGCTGACTACACTTGTTGGAAAATGCGGAAATCACTATCTGTATCGGAATAACTACACACTTCCGCTTGGTTTTATGATGGATGAGGGAGTGATTGATGCGTGGAAGCCATCCTCGTCATCGAAAATCTATTCGATTAATTCCCTTGGCAGGCTCCTTGGCGCAGCAGATGATATGCTGACCATGACAGAGTGCACTCAGGACGAAAATCCGGGAACTACGACTCTCACCTTTGACCATGACGGATATTATTATGCGGCATACGATTCGTGCAGCACTGACAGTCTGACCTTCAGCCACGGAGAGTATGAGACCACATATTCGAAGACCACTCACAGGTATCTGTTTGACCTGGGATATGTGAAGGCGGGGGAGACAGTTTCCGTCACAAACACTGATGCCGATGCTGTACGATTTAATGTATACGAGCTTTCCATTGCTGCAGTTGAGAGTGCTTACAATACAC
It encodes the following:
- a CDS encoding YfhO family protein; the protein is MNFVKKHPLLTAFLIPFFICIIICIGNGVYPFGDYCLLHMDLYHQYLPFFNELWEKLRNGASLMYTWNIGLGSDFVSVFAYYLASPLNWLVVLFPKSHIIEFIELLIIFKISLSGATFFYFLKEHFGLLGKDNRYHDNTFVPAFVFSTAYALSGFVAAYSWDVMWMDVVAVAPLAVVGLEKLVRDKKPVLYYVSLALCILSNYYLSIMLCIFLVFWFAWLFFTQNGGKMAAIVRFAVYSLLAGGTAMVLIIPELIILSYSGSSGIEFPKQIEWYFNLLSEVGRMCTTASVYEGAENWPNLYAGAFSVMLLILFVLNKRINWKKKIAPVLFVLFFMASFANKQLDFIWHGLHFPDSLPGRQSYLYAFLVLTIGYATVRKWRGIRLWHVGVAVVFASALMAVSTMFAGEDVTEYYAVIISILFVALYGIMTVLLKLAARKNRELLMVITCGIAIVELAVNMAVTGLGCTGRSSYNANVDDMQKALELAKEDAADNDVPFYRVEDTGRLTKNDDTRYGYASGTQFSSLMNINVSHFYQALYMEGGKNFYCYNGATPVTSAMLSVRYMVTKSIQPQNELTTLVGKCGNHYLYRNNYTLPLGFMMDEGVIDAWKPSSSSKIYSINSLGRLLGAADDMLTMTECTQDENPGTTTLTFDHDGYYYAAYDSCSTDSLTFSHGEYETTYSKTTHRYLFDLGYVKAGETVSVTNTDADAVRFNVYELSIAAVESAYNTLNEQTLSVDDFSDTHISGHIDVKQAGQLVLSIPSEKGWTMKVDGKDAEYEDFSDTFVSIHLDEGEHEIELYYETPGLKAGAAISAGCVGVFLLLLLFRQIVKRRSRLKFKANSDR